From Calothrix sp. PCC 6303, a single genomic window includes:
- a CDS encoding P-loop NTPase family protein translates to MVSQLDNPNLNLIPKPSHTVKGLIHIFTTAHRNFFTDVMAQALRIAGQGTPVLVVQFLKGGIRQGYKNPTQLSQKLDWIRCDLPRCIDTPHLDDSETASLRDLWEYTQKVVTEDRYSLVVLDELSLAINFGLIPEIEVLEFLAKRPPHIDVIFTGSETPKSILDMADQITEIRRSHTP, encoded by the coding sequence ATGGTTTCTCAGTTAGATAATCCCAATCTCAATTTAATACCTAAGCCATCACATACTGTTAAAGGTTTAATTCATATTTTCACTACCGCACATCGTAATTTTTTTACTGATGTTATGGCTCAAGCACTGAGAATTGCCGGACAAGGAACTCCTGTATTAGTGGTACAATTTCTCAAAGGTGGAATTCGCCAAGGGTATAAAAATCCAACTCAATTAAGTCAAAAATTAGATTGGATTCGCTGCGATTTGCCTCGATGTATCGATACTCCTCACCTTGATGATAGTGAAACTGCATCTTTGAGAGATTTATGGGAATATACACAAAAGGTTGTTACTGAAGATAGATATTCTCTAGTGGTTTTAGATGAGTTGAGTTTGGCAATTAACTTTGGTTTAATTCCAGAAATCGAAGTTTTGGAATTTCTAGCAAAACGTCCACCCCACATTGATGTCATATTTACAGGTTCAGAAACACCTAAGTCTATTTTAGATATGGCTGACCAAATCACCGAAATTCGTCGCAGTCATACACCTTGA
- the dcd gene encoding dCTP deaminase: MIKNDIWITQMAQQGDSKNLAMITPFEPSLIRQVQANESESLNRVISYGLSSYGYDIRLSAKEFRIFRHIPGTVIDPKNFNPHNLELTQLHTDKSGSYFILPAHSYGLGVALEKLNVPANITVICIGKSTYARCGIIANLTPAEAAWRGHLTLEFSNSSSADCRIYANEGVVQLLFLEGEPCAVSYDTRQGKYQDQAETVTLAKL; encoded by the coding sequence GTGATTAAAAACGACATTTGGATTACACAAATGGCTCAACAGGGTGACAGTAAGAATCTGGCAATGATAACACCGTTTGAGCCTAGTTTAATTCGGCAAGTACAAGCTAATGAGAGCGAATCACTAAATCGTGTTATTAGTTACGGTTTATCTTCCTATGGTTATGATATTCGTTTATCTGCTAAGGAGTTCCGCATTTTTCGCCACATTCCTGGAACTGTAATTGATCCAAAAAATTTCAATCCACATAATTTGGAATTAACTCAACTTCATACAGATAAAAGTGGTAGCTATTTTATACTACCTGCTCATTCATATGGCTTAGGTGTTGCCCTAGAAAAACTCAATGTTCCAGCCAATATTACAGTTATTTGTATAGGTAAATCAACGTATGCAAGATGTGGAATTATTGCGAATCTTACACCCGCTGAAGCAGCTTGGCGGGGTCATTTAACTCTAGAATTTTCTAATTCTTCCAGTGCTGACTGCCGTATTTACGCCAATGAAGGTGTAGTACAACTGTTATTCCTCGAAGGTGAACCCTGCGCTGTTAGTTATGATACTCGCCAGGGTAAATACCAAGATCAAGCTGAAACAGTCACCTTAGCAAAACTTTAG
- a CDS encoding sodium:solute symporter family protein — protein sequence MSVELWTIIIVGISFALYLYIGWQSRVKDSKGFFVADQDIPSIANGAATAADWMSAASFISMAGLISFMGYDGSIYLMGWTGGYVLLALLLAPYLRKFGKYTVPDFVGDRYYSNVARLVAVVAAIFISLTYVAGQMRGVGIVFSRFLQVDINTGVVIGMVIVGFFSVLGGMKGITWTQVAQYGILIFAYLIPAIAIAFLLTGNPIPQFAFTFSDIATKLNQVQVDLGFQEYTQAFVNKPMLDVLFITIALMVGTAGLPHVIVRFYTVPDVRAARYSAGWALLFIAILYTTAPALSMFARYNLINTLHNQTIEQVQQLDWVKKWENTKLLSFEDKNGDGKLQLTPKKETNEITIDRDIIVLATPEIAKLAPWVIALVAAGGLAAALSTASGLLLVISSSIAHDVYYRIINPNASEQRRLFVGRLLVGVSLVMAGYFGVNPPGFVGEVVAFAFGLAASSFFPVIVLGIFDKRTNSPGAIAGMLTGLIFTMIYIVGVKFAGMSAWFFGVSPEGIGTLGMVINFIVTWVVSRFTAPPPAHIQALVEDLRSPDIEEGSTIPTAH from the coding sequence ATGTCTGTAGAACTCTGGACGATTATTATTGTCGGGATTTCCTTCGCACTATATCTTTATATTGGTTGGCAGTCGCGGGTAAAGGACAGTAAAGGCTTTTTTGTTGCAGATCAAGATATTCCTTCCATTGCTAATGGTGCTGCAACTGCCGCCGATTGGATGTCTGCGGCTTCGTTTATTTCGATGGCTGGTTTGATTTCCTTCATGGGGTACGATGGTTCGATTTACCTCATGGGTTGGACTGGTGGTTATGTGTTGCTAGCGTTGCTACTTGCACCATATTTACGGAAATTTGGTAAATATACAGTCCCCGATTTTGTAGGCGATCGCTATTACTCAAATGTAGCCCGTTTGGTGGCGGTGGTGGCTGCTATTTTCATTTCCCTTACCTATGTTGCCGGACAAATGCGAGGTGTGGGAATTGTGTTCAGCCGTTTTTTGCAGGTTGATATCAATACTGGTGTAGTCATCGGGATGGTGATTGTCGGCTTTTTCTCAGTTTTGGGAGGGATGAAAGGGATTACCTGGACACAGGTTGCACAGTATGGGATTTTGATTTTTGCTTACCTAATTCCCGCAATTGCGATCGCATTTCTGCTCACAGGTAATCCTATTCCCCAATTTGCTTTTACTTTCAGCGATATTGCCACCAAGCTTAATCAAGTTCAGGTGGATTTGGGTTTTCAGGAATATACTCAAGCATTCGTAAATAAACCAATGCTAGATGTATTGTTTATCACGATTGCTCTGATGGTGGGAACTGCCGGACTACCTCACGTAATCGTTCGATTCTATACTGTTCCTGATGTTCGTGCGGCAAGATACTCAGCAGGCTGGGCATTGTTATTTATCGCTATTTTATACACGACAGCCCCAGCCCTCTCAATGTTTGCTCGATACAACTTAATTAATACTCTACACAATCAAACTATTGAGCAAGTACAGCAACTAGATTGGGTGAAAAAGTGGGAAAATACCAAACTCCTCTCCTTTGAAGATAAAAATGGCGACGGGAAACTACAACTCACACCAAAAAAGGAAACCAATGAAATTACCATAGACCGGGATATTATTGTTTTGGCGACTCCAGAAATCGCTAAACTCGCACCTTGGGTAATTGCTTTGGTTGCTGCTGGTGGTTTAGCTGCGGCTTTATCCACAGCGTCAGGGCTATTATTGGTAATTTCCAGTTCCATTGCCCATGATGTCTATTACCGGATCATCAACCCCAATGCCTCAGAACAGAGACGGCTATTTGTGGGACGTTTGCTAGTTGGTGTTTCCTTGGTGATGGCAGGTTACTTTGGTGTCAATCCACCGGGATTTGTAGGTGAAGTTGTTGCCTTTGCCTTTGGTTTAGCTGCATCCAGTTTCTTCCCCGTAATTGTCCTGGGTATTTTTGATAAACGCACTAATTCCCCAGGTGCGATCGCAGGAATGCTAACGGGTCTAATTTTCACTATGATCTATATAGTTGGGGTGAAATTTGCAGGAATGTCTGCTTGGTTCTTTGGGGTTTCTCCCGAAGGTATTGGTACCCTAGGTATGGTAATTAACTTTATTGTCACTTGGGTTGTTTCCCGATTCACTGCACCACCACCAGCACACATCCAAGCTTTGGTGGAAGATTTACGTTCTCCTGATATCGAAGAAGGTTCAACAATTCCAACAGCACATTAG
- a CDS encoding RNA-guided endonuclease InsQ/TnpB family protein — MKTLKFKLYAHKRNRHLKRTINAAGVIYNHCIALHKRYYRMWGKHLNCAKLQSHIAKLRKRNQFWQLVGSQAVQDICQRIKKAYQLFFKHNKKGVKPPGFKKVKKYKSFTLKQAGYKFLGGNRVKIGSRVYQFWKSREIEGTVKTLAIKRTPLGELFMVLVVEDVSPEVEVKTGRIAGFDFGLKTFLTCFSSGDATRTGGTTIESPQFFKQSLNAIKKASSQHSKKLKGSSNRERARKNLVRKYEDISHRRRDWFWKLAHELTDRFDILCFETLSLKGMQRLWGRKISDLAFGEFLEILEWVAKNKSKQIVFVDRWYPSSKTCSSCGHILENLDLSVREWRCPSCQSVNGRDENAARNIQMVGTSTIGLGDVSRVVPAIAV; from the coding sequence ATGAAAACACTGAAGTTTAAACTCTACGCACACAAACGGAATAGACACCTCAAACGCACAATTAATGCTGCTGGGGTGATTTATAACCATTGCATTGCCCTACATAAGCGGTACTACCGGATGTGGGGCAAGCATTTGAATTGTGCAAAACTTCAGTCTCATATTGCTAAATTAAGAAAGCGCAATCAATTCTGGCAATTAGTAGGCTCTCAGGCAGTACAAGATATTTGTCAACGCATTAAGAAAGCCTACCAGTTGTTTTTTAAACACAACAAGAAAGGAGTTAAACCACCAGGATTTAAAAAGGTCAAGAAATACAAATCATTCACCCTTAAACAAGCAGGTTATAAGTTTTTGGGTGGGAACCGAGTAAAAATTGGTAGTCGAGTTTATCAATTTTGGAAGTCGAGAGAGATTGAAGGAACAGTTAAAACCTTAGCCATCAAGCGCACTCCATTGGGCGAGTTGTTCATGGTTTTGGTTGTTGAGGATGTTAGCCCAGAAGTTGAAGTTAAGACGGGTAGAATCGCTGGCTTTGACTTTGGGTTAAAGACATTCCTCACCTGTTTCTCCTCCGGAGACGCTACGCGGACAGGTGGTACAACAATTGAGTCTCCCCAATTTTTCAAACAATCCCTAAATGCTATTAAAAAAGCAAGTTCGCAGCATTCTAAAAAGCTGAAAGGCTCATCGAATAGAGAACGAGCAAGAAAAAACTTAGTACGCAAATATGAGGATATTTCTCATCGTCGGCGTGATTGGTTTTGGAAGTTAGCTCATGAGTTAACCGATAGGTTTGATATCCTTTGCTTTGAAACCCTAAGCCTCAAGGGAATGCAACGACTTTGGGGCAGGAAGATATCAGACTTAGCTTTCGGCGAGTTTCTAGAAATCTTGGAATGGGTTGCCAAGAACAAGAGTAAACAGATAGTGTTTGTGGATCGGTGGTATCCCAGTAGTAAAACTTGCTCCAGTTGCGGACATATCTTAGAAAATCTGGATTTGTCGGTTAGGGAGTGGCGTTGTCCATCCTGCCAATCGGTGAATGGTAGAGACGAGAACGCCGCACGTAATATTCAAATGGTTGGGACATCAACCATTGGGTTAGGTGATGTAAGTCGGGTTGTGCCTGCAATTGCTGTTTGA
- a CDS encoding alpha/beta fold hydrolase, producing MTTSVSTSILSTSHTWIWRGFPISYQTAGTTGNAVVLIHGFGASCGHWRKNIPVLAANSRVFAIDLIGFGGSAKPQPGVKIDYTFETWGEQIADFCREVIGEAAFLVGNSIGCIVAMQAAVDFPDIALGVALLNCSLRLLHDRKRVSLPWYRQVGTPILQRVLSFPGVGSFFFNQLAKPNTVRKVLLQAYADADAVTDELIDILMKPASDPGAVAVFLAFTAYSSGPLPEDLLPKLPCPAIILWGTADPWEPIDLGREFANYPQILKFIPLEGVGHCPQDEAPEIVNPILQDWLLEQGVNLHSPA from the coding sequence ATGACTACTTCAGTTTCCACCTCAATTCTATCCACATCGCACACCTGGATTTGGCGAGGTTTCCCAATCTCCTACCAAACTGCAGGAACTACAGGCAATGCAGTTGTACTGATTCATGGTTTTGGTGCATCTTGCGGACATTGGCGCAAAAATATACCCGTGTTAGCGGCAAACAGTCGTGTATTTGCCATTGATCTAATTGGTTTTGGAGGTTCAGCCAAACCTCAACCTGGCGTAAAAATCGACTATACATTTGAGACTTGGGGAGAGCAAATTGCTGATTTTTGCCGGGAAGTAATCGGTGAAGCAGCATTTCTGGTGGGAAATTCCATTGGCTGTATTGTTGCTATGCAAGCTGCCGTAGACTTCCCAGATATTGCTTTAGGTGTGGCTTTACTAAATTGTTCGCTGCGCTTACTACACGACCGTAAACGTGTTAGTTTACCTTGGTATCGTCAGGTAGGAACACCCATACTGCAACGGGTGCTATCGTTTCCAGGTGTTGGTAGTTTCTTTTTTAATCAACTAGCAAAGCCAAATACAGTACGTAAAGTTCTCCTACAAGCATATGCAGATGCAGATGCTGTCACCGATGAATTAATTGACATACTGATGAAACCAGCCAGTGATCCCGGTGCTGTAGCTGTGTTTTTGGCATTTACAGCCTATTCTAGTGGTCCTTTACCAGAAGACTTGTTACCAAAGTTACCTTGTCCAGCAATAATTTTGTGGGGAACTGCTGATCCTTGGGAACCCATCGATTTGGGACGGGAATTTGCCAATTATCCCCAGATCTTAAAGTTTATACCTTTAGAAGGGGTGGGTCATTGTCCCCAGGATGAAGCGCCGGAAATCGTTAACCCAATTTTACAGGATTGGCTTTTGGAGCAGGGAGTGAATTTACACTCTCCAGCGTGA
- a CDS encoding ribbon-helix-helix protein, CopG family codes for MKKLTVRCSDQEYEILLKYCEETDRTQNDVLREMIRKLKKSRARSTGL; via the coding sequence ATGAAGAAATTAACGGTTCGGTGTTCTGATCAAGAGTATGAAATACTTTTGAAATATTGCGAGGAAACAGATCGCACTCAAAATGACGTGCTTAGAGAAATGATCCGGAAGTTGAAGAAAAGCCGTGCTAGAAGCACGGGGCTTTAG